The proteins below come from a single Fodinicurvata sp. EGI_FJ10296 genomic window:
- a CDS encoding tripartite tricarboxylate transporter substrate binding protein has protein sequence MTNRLYILAAALSAGVAGPALIAGQVQAQEYEWQPDEPVTIIVPWAAGGSTDTVTRVLANELEQAIGQSFVVNNQPGASGSVGSRSVWEADHDGMMIAAGAAADLGAYPVLDMLDVTLDEWRLYLHIANVSVISVHPDSEYEDFGDLMAAWEENPGEITVSTAGVSSAGHIAISAIGSAADIEYRHVTYDGGNPAVIAAVSGEVDVTSQLASEQAEMIRGNRLKPLAVVAARPLEIEGYGEIPSITDWLPDIEAANNYFGIFVPADAPEEVLNTLDRVWEEEIANSEALAEYAADSGAVFDPSYGEAAQEAVMPMLRINACQLFEGGQAANDPADFGIECN, from the coding sequence ATGACCAACCGCTTGTACATTCTTGCTGCCGCACTGTCGGCAGGAGTCGCCGGACCCGCACTGATTGCGGGCCAGGTTCAGGCGCAGGAGTACGAATGGCAGCCGGACGAGCCTGTCACGATCATCGTGCCATGGGCTGCCGGCGGGTCGACGGATACCGTCACCCGGGTGCTGGCGAACGAACTGGAACAGGCGATCGGCCAGTCCTTCGTCGTCAACAATCAGCCCGGCGCATCGGGGTCGGTCGGAAGCCGGTCGGTCTGGGAAGCCGACCATGACGGCATGATGATCGCCGCGGGCGCCGCCGCCGATCTGGGCGCCTATCCGGTTCTCGACATGCTTGACGTCACCCTCGATGAATGGCGCCTGTACCTTCACATCGCAAACGTGTCGGTGATTTCGGTCCATCCCGACTCCGAGTACGAGGATTTCGGCGACCTGATGGCCGCCTGGGAAGAGAACCCGGGCGAAATCACGGTGTCGACGGCAGGCGTCTCGTCGGCCGGGCACATCGCAATATCGGCGATCGGCAGCGCGGCCGATATCGAATACCGGCACGTCACCTATGACGGCGGCAACCCCGCTGTCATCGCTGCCGTGTCCGGCGAAGTCGACGTCACCTCGCAGCTTGCCTCGGAGCAGGCCGAAATGATCCGCGGCAACCGGCTGAAGCCGCTGGCCGTCGTGGCCGCCCGTCCGCTGGAGATCGAAGGTTATGGCGAGATTCCGTCGATCACCGATTGGCTGCCGGACATCGAAGCCGCGAACAACTATTTCGGCATCTTCGTGCCCGCGGACGCCCCGGAAGAGGTGCTGAACACTCTCGACCGTGTATGGGAAGAAGAAATCGCCAATTCCGAAGCGCTGGCCGAGTATGCAGCGGATAGCGGCGCGGTCTTCGACCCCAGCTATGGCGAAGCGGCGCAGGAAGCCGT
- the cydX gene encoding cytochrome bd-I oxidase subunit CydX yields MWYFAWILGLGLAAAFAILNAMWYELYLDDNADAREDG; encoded by the coding sequence ATGTGGTACTTCGCCTGGATCCTCGGCCTCGGCCTCGCGGCGGCTTTCGCCATCCTGAACGCCATGTGGTACGAGCTTTACCTCGACGACAACGCCGACGCCCGCGAAGACGGCTGA
- the cydB gene encoding cytochrome d ubiquinol oxidase subunit II: MTMLLDYETLRLIWWLLLGVLLIGFAATDGFDMGSAILSPVIARTNDEKRMIINTLGPVWEGNQVWFILGGGAIFAAFPPLYAVSFSGFYMAMFVVLTALILRPVAFKFRQKVDNERWRKTWDVAHFIGGFVPALIFGVAVGNVLQGVPFNLDDDLRSFYTGSFFGLLNPFALLCGVLSVLMLSMHGATWLSMKTTGALYHRARSYGSMAALGVIALFALAGLWIAFGIDGYVITSTIDGDGPSNPLRKTVETVAGGWLTNYGTYPWMTIAPILGFGGALVALAGLRAGIDWIGFIGSKISILGMISTVGLSMFPFILPSSTDPRSSLTVYDSTSSHLTLFIMLVATVVLLPIVLAYTAWVYKVLFGRVSQDEIDANSQAY; encoded by the coding sequence ATGACAATGCTGCTCGATTACGAAACCCTGCGCCTGATCTGGTGGTTGCTGCTCGGCGTCCTGCTGATCGGCTTTGCCGCCACGGACGGCTTCGACATGGGCTCGGCGATCCTGTCCCCGGTGATCGCCCGGACCAACGACGAAAAGCGCATGATCATCAACACGCTCGGCCCGGTCTGGGAAGGCAACCAGGTCTGGTTCATCCTGGGCGGCGGCGCGATATTCGCCGCCTTCCCGCCGCTCTACGCGGTCAGCTTTTCCGGCTTCTATATGGCGATGTTCGTCGTTCTGACCGCGCTGATCCTGCGGCCGGTGGCGTTCAAGTTCCGCCAGAAGGTCGACAATGAACGCTGGCGCAAGACCTGGGATGTCGCGCATTTCATCGGCGGTTTCGTGCCGGCCCTGATCTTCGGCGTGGCGGTCGGCAATGTGCTGCAGGGCGTGCCGTTCAACCTCGACGACGATCTGCGCAGCTTTTATACCGGGAGCTTCTTCGGCCTGCTGAACCCCTTTGCCCTGCTCTGCGGCGTTCTTTCGGTGCTGATGCTGTCCATGCACGGCGCCACCTGGTTGTCGATGAAGACCACGGGCGCCCTTTACCATCGCGCAAGGTCCTATGGGTCAATGGCGGCACTGGGGGTCATCGCCCTGTTCGCCCTTGCCGGGCTGTGGATCGCTTTCGGCATCGACGGCTATGTCATCACCTCGACCATCGACGGCGACGGCCCCAGCAACCCGCTGCGCAAGACGGTGGAAACCGTGGCTGGCGGCTGGTTGACCAACTATGGCACCTATCCGTGGATGACCATCGCCCCGATCCTGGGCTTCGGCGGTGCGCTGGTCGCGCTGGCGGGGCTGCGCGCCGGTATCGACTGGATCGGCTTCATCGGCTCGAAGATCAGCATCCTGGGCATGATCTCGACCGTCGGGCTGTCGATGTTCCCGTTCATCCTGCCGTCGAGCACCGATCCGCGCAGTTCGCTCACCGTTTATGACAGCACGTCGAGCCATCTGACGCTGTTCATCATGCTGGTGGCGACCGTGGTGCTGCTGCCGATCGTGCTGGCCTATACCGCCTGGGTCTACAAGGTCCTGTTCGGCCGGGTCAGCCAGGACGAAATCGACGCCAACAGCCAAGCCTATTAA
- a CDS encoding cytochrome ubiquinol oxidase subunit I — translation MLIDPTVVELSRLQFALTAMYHFLFVPLTLGLSLIIAIMESVYVMTGRQVWRDMTKFWGILFGINFAMGVATGITMEFQFGTNWAYFSHYVGDIFGAPLAIEGLMAFFLEATFIGLFFFGWDRMSKLAHLGVTWMVALGSNLSALWILIANAWMQNPVGAEFNLDTMRMEIVDFGAVIFNPVAQSKFVHTVSAGYVTGAVFVLAISALYLLWGRHIGFAKRSMTVAASFGLASALSVVVLGDESGYTITDNQRMKLAAMEGMWHTEPAPAPFTIVGLPDLENRETHYEIQVPWALGLIATRSISQEVPGILDLVDDARGRIDNGLLAYEALLTLRETPDDAEAQAVFDEHQLDMGYAHLLRPFVENPLDATPEQLEEAAWSTVPNVPVLFWSFRVMVGLGFFFIALFAVAFYLCSTRRHQTRWFLYVAVASLPTPWIAAQLGWLVAEYGRQPWVIEGMLPTFLGASSLSVAQLVTTIVGFCLIYSVLAVIDVYLLAKYIRIGPYGEAPFLPDRMQPDSARRGNTPIYGPNSNQPAGAE, via the coding sequence ATGCTGATTGATCCGACAGTTGTTGAGCTGTCGCGCCTGCAATTCGCCCTAACGGCGATGTATCACTTTCTGTTCGTGCCGTTGACGCTCGGCCTGTCGCTGATCATCGCGATCATGGAAAGCGTCTATGTCATGACCGGCCGCCAGGTCTGGCGCGACATGACCAAGTTCTGGGGAATCCTGTTCGGCATCAACTTCGCCATGGGCGTGGCGACCGGCATCACCATGGAATTCCAGTTCGGCACCAACTGGGCCTATTTCAGTCACTATGTCGGCGATATCTTCGGCGCCCCGCTGGCGATCGAAGGGCTGATGGCGTTCTTCCTGGAAGCCACATTCATCGGGCTGTTCTTCTTTGGCTGGGACCGGATGTCCAAGCTGGCCCATCTGGGCGTGACGTGGATGGTGGCGCTGGGCTCGAACCTGTCGGCGCTGTGGATCCTGATCGCCAATGCCTGGATGCAGAACCCGGTCGGCGCGGAATTCAACCTCGACACCATGCGCATGGAGATCGTCGATTTCGGGGCGGTCATCTTCAACCCGGTCGCCCAGTCGAAATTCGTGCACACAGTCAGCGCCGGATACGTGACCGGCGCCGTTTTCGTGCTGGCGATCAGCGCGCTTTACCTGCTTTGGGGCCGTCATATCGGATTCGCCAAGCGCTCGATGACGGTCGCCGCCTCGTTCGGTCTGGCCTCGGCGCTGTCGGTCGTCGTCCTGGGCGACGAAAGCGGCTACACGATCACCGACAACCAGCGCATGAAGCTCGCCGCCATGGAAGGCATGTGGCACACCGAGCCGGCGCCGGCACCGTTCACGATCGTCGGCCTGCCCGATCTGGAGAACCGCGAGACACACTACGAGATACAGGTGCCGTGGGCGCTCGGTCTGATCGCCACCCGGTCGATCAGTCAGGAAGTGCCCGGCATTCTTGATCTGGTCGATGACGCCCGCGGGCGGATCGACAACGGCCTGCTGGCCTATGAGGCGTTGCTGACCCTGCGCGAAACGCCCGACGACGCCGAAGCTCAGGCCGTCTTCGACGAACACCAGCTCGATATGGGATACGCCCATCTGCTGCGGCCATTCGTTGAGAATCCGCTCGACGCGACGCCGGAGCAGCTGGAAGAAGCCGCATGGTCCACGGTGCCGAACGTGCCGGTGCTGTTCTGGTCGTTCCGGGTCATGGTCGGGCTGGGCTTTTTCTTCATCGCCTTGTTCGCGGTCGCTTTCTATCTGTGCTCGACCCGGCGGCACCAGACGCGCTGGTTCCTCTATGTCGCGGTGGCCTCGTTGCCGACACCCTGGATTGCGGCCCAGCTCGGCTGGCTGGTCGCCGAATACGGCCGGCAGCCCTGGGTGATCGAAGGCATGCTGCCGACGTTTCTCGGCGCCTCGTCGCTCAGCGTCGCGCAACTGGTGACGACCATCGTCGGCTTCTGCCTGATCTACAGCGTGCTCGCCGTGATCGATGTCTATCTGCTGGCGAAATACATCAGGATCGGCCCCTACGGCGAAGCCCCCTTCCTGCCGGACCGGATGCAGCCCGACAGCGCCAGACGCGGCAATACGCCGATCTATGGCCCCAATTCCAACCAACCGGCCGGCGCCGAGTGA
- a CDS encoding AAA family ATPase codes for MRLRPDRASPGVFPYTLPFLRTGEFSLGFRRPVTILTGENGSGKSTLLEAIAVQCGFDAGGGGRNNATQMSRRTGDPDVDSDRDEIGDADVGADSEADSRAASAYPLDQALRLSWLPKVTNGFFFRAETFHRFSTYIDQMARRWPMMRDAYGGGRDLGTMSHGESFLALFENRLAAGHRSLFLLDEPESALSPARQQRLLDLMSNWDGSNKTQVIMATHSPLLMSQCDAEVLLIDGADIRPVDFRETPQFRVMKAFFDRV; via the coding sequence ATGCGACTTCGACCGGATCGCGCATCACCGGGCGTGTTTCCCTATACGCTGCCCTTCCTGCGGACGGGGGAGTTCTCGCTGGGATTTCGGCGCCCGGTCACGATCCTGACCGGCGAGAATGGGTCCGGCAAGTCGACCTTGCTGGAGGCAATTGCGGTTCAATGCGGGTTCGACGCCGGCGGCGGGGGGCGCAACAATGCTACCCAGATGAGCCGGCGCACCGGAGACCCGGATGTCGATAGCGATCGCGACGAGATCGGCGATGCCGATGTTGGGGCGGACTCCGAAGCGGACAGCAGGGCGGCATCGGCCTACCCGCTGGATCAGGCGCTGCGGCTGTCATGGCTGCCGAAGGTGACGAACGGCTTCTTCTTCCGCGCCGAGACCTTTCATCGATTCTCGACCTATATCGATCAGATGGCGCGGCGCTGGCCGATGATGCGCGACGCCTATGGCGGCGGCCGCGATCTGGGGACGATGAGCCATGGCGAATCGTTCCTGGCCTTGTTCGAAAACCGGCTGGCCGCCGGGCATCGCAGCCTGTTTCTGCTCGACGAGCCGGAATCCGCCCTGTCCCCAGCCCGTCAGCAGCGGCTTCTGGACCTGATGTCCAACTGGGACGGATCGAACAAGACCCAGGTCATCATGGCGACTCACTCGCCTTTGCTGATGAGCCAGTGCGACGCCGAGGTGCTGTTGATCGACGGCGCCGACATCCGGCCGGTCGATTTCCGCGAGACGCCGCAATTCAGGGTGATGAAGGCCTTCTTCGATCGGGTTTGA
- a CDS encoding lipid-binding SYLF domain-containing protein has translation MSLRRRDFLAGSAGLLAALSVARPALASTDQETLVSRAAITIDGLRSDPSYGLMDRYLSASQAVLIVPELLRAGFIFGGEGGSGVLLRRHPELGWSYPAFYLLIGGSVGFQIGGQISEIVVSIMSQRGLMAILDRRVTLGVDLSGALGPVGAGAGARTGLDFDADSYVFSRNQGLYAGGKLDGTVIQPRYSWNESYYGAGATPGAILDGRFTNSQADTLRSVLP, from the coding sequence ATGAGCCTTCGCCGCCGTGATTTTCTGGCCGGTTCCGCCGGTCTGCTGGCCGCGCTGTCGGTCGCCCGCCCGGCCCTGGCCTCGACGGACCAGGAAACGCTGGTCTCACGAGCCGCGATCACCATCGACGGCCTGCGCAGCGATCCCTCCTATGGGCTGATGGACCGCTATCTATCCGCCTCCCAGGCCGTCCTTATCGTTCCGGAACTGCTGCGCGCCGGCTTCATCTTCGGCGGCGAAGGCGGGTCGGGCGTCCTGCTGCGCCGTCACCCCGAACTCGGCTGGTCTTATCCGGCCTTTTATCTGCTGATCGGCGGCAGCGTCGGGTTCCAGATCGGCGGCCAGATCTCCGAGATCGTGGTGTCGATCATGAGCCAGCGCGGTCTGATGGCCATTCTCGACCGGCGGGTGACGCTGGGCGTCGATCTCAGCGGCGCGCTCGGTCCCGTCGGGGCCGGCGCCGGGGCGCGAACCGGGCTCGACTTCGACGCCGACAGCTATGTCTTCTCGCGCAATCAGGGCCTTTACGCCGGCGGCAAGCTGGACGGCACCGTCATTCAGCCGCGCTATAGCTGGAACGAATCCTATTACGGTGCAGGCGCCACGCCGGGCGCGATCCTCGACGGGCGCTTCACCAATTCGCAGGCCGACACCCTGCGCAGCGTTTTGCCGTAA
- a CDS encoding histidine phosphatase family protein, with product MKTIEWWWIRHAPVIDPAETIYGRTDLAADIGSSAVAGSLDWLASLLPADAVWVVSPLQRTSMTARALADRVGVPANLVVDPELIEQHFGDWQGRPKADVYGTMGPDHPFWQAPATTPVPGGESFADVIDRIRIAIARLATSTAGPVIVVGHAGPIRAALAVALDLSPAAALRFHLDPLGLTRITSFLPASAGTTTWSVTTVNAMGTSAAVKPIQSNVSESE from the coding sequence ATGAAAACGATCGAGTGGTGGTGGATCCGACACGCGCCGGTCATCGACCCGGCCGAAACCATCTATGGCCGGACCGATCTGGCCGCCGACATCGGGTCTTCGGCCGTCGCCGGTTCCCTGGACTGGCTGGCGTCCCTGCTGCCGGCGGATGCGGTCTGGGTCGTATCGCCTCTGCAACGAACCAGCATGACGGCCCGGGCTCTGGCTGACCGGGTGGGCGTGCCTGCAAACCTCGTCGTCGATCCCGAACTGATCGAACAGCATTTCGGCGACTGGCAGGGCCGCCCGAAAGCCGATGTCTACGGCACCATGGGGCCGGACCATCCGTTCTGGCAGGCGCCGGCGACGACGCCGGTACCCGGCGGCGAAAGCTTTGCCGACGTGATCGACCGCATCCGCATCGCCATCGCGCGACTGGCCACGTCAACCGCAGGTCCGGTCATCGTCGTCGGCCATGCGGGCCCGATCCGCGCCGCTCTGGCGGTTGCACTGGATCTCTCGCCGGCAGCGGCGCTGCGGTTTCATCTGGACCCGCTGGGCCTGACACGAATCACATCCTTCCTGCCTGCTTCGGCCGGCACCACGACCTGGAGCGTGACGACCGTCAACGCTATGGGCACCAGCGCCGCCGTCAAACCCATACAATCCAATGTTTCTGAATCTGAATAA
- the chrA gene encoding chromate efflux transporter: protein MTRRQTVRPQGTAWEVFCLFLTLGLTSFGGPVAHLGYFRDAVVTRRGWLGERAYADLVALCQFLPGPASSQVGMAIGLQRAGYAGMLAAWTAFTLPSAMLLVAFAFGIGAFETKMGAEAGWVQGLKAAAVAVVAHAVLGMARNLAPDKQRATIAVGGMIVAMLMPTAVGQVLAIAIGAAAGLLWLKPADASADGADNVRVPVSRRAAFACLAAFAVLLVVLPLWAATGDGVATMVDSYYRAGALVFGGGHVVLPLLQAEVVGPGLVDRDAFLAGYGAAQAVPGPLFTFAAFLGAVHQQGPSGLVGAVIALLAIFLPSALLIVGTLPFWDRLRTAPNVRRALMGVNAAVVGLLAAALYDPVFSQGIASAPAMAIAAAGFVALTVWKAPAWAVVVVSGVVGAAVLGAGA from the coding sequence ATGACGCGTCGGCAAACCGTGCGCCCGCAAGGCACGGCGTGGGAAGTTTTTTGCCTGTTCCTGACGCTGGGGCTGACATCGTTTGGCGGGCCGGTGGCTCATCTGGGATATTTCCGCGATGCTGTGGTGACCCGCCGTGGCTGGCTGGGCGAGCGGGCTTATGCCGATCTGGTCGCGCTGTGCCAGTTCCTGCCCGGTCCCGCCTCCAGCCAGGTCGGCATGGCGATCGGCCTGCAGCGTGCCGGGTATGCGGGCATGCTGGCGGCCTGGACGGCCTTTACGCTGCCGTCGGCCATGCTTCTGGTCGCGTTCGCCTTTGGCATCGGCGCCTTCGAAACGAAGATGGGAGCAGAGGCGGGCTGGGTTCAGGGGCTGAAAGCTGCCGCCGTGGCCGTCGTCGCTCATGCCGTTCTGGGGATGGCGCGCAATCTGGCGCCCGACAAACAGCGCGCCACGATCGCCGTCGGCGGCATGATCGTGGCGATGCTGATGCCGACGGCCGTTGGGCAGGTTTTGGCGATTGCCATTGGCGCGGCGGCCGGTCTGCTCTGGCTGAAACCGGCTGACGCCTCGGCTGATGGCGCTGACAACGTTCGCGTGCCGGTCAGCCGCCGCGCGGCGTTCGCCTGTCTCGCGGCTTTCGCGGTGCTGCTGGTCGTTCTGCCGCTGTGGGCGGCAACGGGCGATGGCGTGGCGACGATGGTCGACAGCTATTACCGGGCGGGCGCGCTGGTGTTCGGTGGCGGGCATGTGGTTCTGCCGCTGCTGCAGGCTGAAGTCGTCGGTCCCGGACTGGTTGACCGCGATGCCTTTCTGGCCGGCTATGGCGCGGCGCAGGCGGTGCCGGGGCCGCTGTTCACCTTTGCCGCCTTTCTCGGCGCCGTTCACCAGCAGGGCCCGTCGGGCCTCGTCGGTGCGGTCATCGCGCTGCTGGCGATCTTTCTGCCATCGGCGCTGCTGATCGTCGGCACGTTGCCGTTCTGGGACCGTCTGCGCACCGCGCCCAACGTCCGGCGTGCCCTGATGGGCGTGAACGCGGCGGTCGTCGGCCTGCTGGCGGCGGCGCTTTACGATCCCGTCTTCAGTCAGGGAATCGCGTCGGCGCCGGCCATGGCCATAGCGGCGGCCGGGTTCGTCGCCCTGACGGTCTGGAAGGCGCCCGCCTGGGCCGTCGTCGTTGTCTCGGGGGTCGTGGGGGCTGCGGTATTGGGCGCCGGGGCGTAG